A part of Fundulus heteroclitus isolate FHET01 chromosome 23, MU-UCD_Fhet_4.1, whole genome shotgun sequence genomic DNA contains:
- the LOC105929149 gene encoding N-acetyllactosaminide beta-1,3-N-acetylglucosaminyltransferase 2: MARRCCRFRNILICVCTQCCCLILFYVYAALAILLHMKSVLSGEMPMVSSNLASRHFVASGTSSNDSSPSVPQTFWEQHTQSDALWNQLQRHVDLHFNPILRPEKSSTFLERSIFDESLLHRSYFEVTGMDKVRDAVEKLPKQIQEFASYMNRRDYPILIHPDGDCGAQSKREEEPPLILFAIKSTVLNFRNRRAIRQTWGRVGWVEGQRTNSSDGEVGGGYIRRVFLLGKETSEDLGVDVSHILRAESERHGDILQWDFQDTFLNLTLKDVLFWSWFSRRCSQPLFVFKGDDDVFVNTPKLVAYLRHQLEKQRSLHTMDEFMVGEVIGSASPNRVKRSKYFIPAGFYRGRYPSYAGGGGVVYSGGLARRLHNISKTIHLFPIDDVYVGMCMMRLNAHPVHHPAFLTFDFRAKEEAQPCSYHTVLLVHKRSPREVVDLWAHIQNTSKQCQGVPLRADRKTRVRTSPPPSA, translated from the coding sequence ATGGCACGGCGCTGCTGTCGCTTCAGAAACATCTTGATCTGTGTGTGTACACAATGCTGCTGCCTGATCTTGTTCTACGTCTACGCCGCCCTCGCCATTTTGCTACACATGAAGTCTGTGTTATCTGGAGAGATGCCAATGGTCTCCTCGAATCTGGCAAGCCGCCATTTTGTTGCCTCGGGTACTTCGAGCAACGACAGCAGTCCCTCCGTCCCTCAGACCTTCTGGGAACAGCATACGCAAAGCGACGCCTTGTGGAACCAGCTCCAACGGCACGTTGACCTCCATTTCAACCCCATCCTGCGCCCTGAAAAATCCAGTACGTTTCTAGAACGGAGCATCTTTGATGAGTCCTTGCTGCACCGAAGCTACTTCGAAGTTACTGGCATGGACAAGGTGAGGGACGCTGTTGAGAAGCTACCAAAGCAGATACAAGAATTTGCAAGCTACATGAATAGGAGGGATTATCCTATTCTCATTCATCCAGATGGAGATTGTGGAGCTCAGTCAAAGCGTGAGGAGGAGCCCCCTCTGATTCTTTTTGCCATCAAGTCGACGGTACTGAACTTTAGGAATCGACGTGCTATTCGGCAGACTTGGGGCCGTgttgggtgggtggagggacaGAGGACTAACAGCAGCGATGGAGAAGTAGGTGGAGGGTACATCCGCAGGGTATTCTTGCTAGGCAAAGAAACCTCAGAAGACCTAGGTGTAGACGTATCCCATATACTAAGAGCAGAGAGTGAACGTCACGGAGACATTCTGCAGTGGGACTTCCAGGACACTTTTCTCAACCTGACTTTGAAGGACGTGCTCTTCTGGAGCTGGTTCTCGCGCCGCTGCAGCCAGCCTCTCTTTGTCTTTAAGGGAGACGATGACGTCTTCGTCAACACCCCAAAGCTGGTCGCCTACCTCCGTCATCAGTTAGAGAAGCAGCGGTCCCTCCACACCATGGACGAATTCATGGTCGGCGAGGTCATAGGGTCCGCTTCACCTAATCGAGTGAAGAGATCCAAGTATTTTATCCCAGCCGGCTTTTACAGGGGGCGCTATCCCTCATACGCAGGGGGAGGAGGGGTGGTGTACTCAGGTGGGTTGGCTCGGCGCCTGCACAACATCTCCAAAACGATCCACCTGTTTCCCATTGACGACGTCTACGTAGGGATGTGCATGATGCGTCTCAACGCCCACCCAGTCCACCACCCTGCCTTCCTCACGTTTGACTTCAGAGCGAAGGAGGAGGCACAGCCTTGTTCATACCACACCGTCCTCCTGGTCCACAAGCGAAGCCCCAGAGAGGTAGTCGACCTGTGGGCCCACATACAAAACACCAGCAAACAATGTCAGGGTGTGCCCCTGAGGGCTGACCGGAAGACACGGGTGAGAACCTCACCTCCACCGAGCGCATAA
- the eif1ad gene encoding probable RNA-binding protein EIF1AD, which produces MSQATKRKHVVKEVLGDFITPTENQQIVKVTGSRGNNLHEAITAQGETFLVSMPTKFRKNIWIKRGDYLIVDPIEEGEKVKAEISFILYKDHIQFLQKQQLWPKGFMEEQSSQDKTSAKEEEAEEKDDEEDEGSDSEDDDSDLFVNTNRCNYQYSESEEEEDSDEEEEKRTENGS; this is translated from the exons ATGTCACAGGCCACCAAACGCAAGCACGTCGTGAAGGAAGTTCTCGGAGACTTCATCACGCCCACCGAGAACCAGCAGATCGTCAAG GTGACCGGGAGCCGCGGGAACAACCTCCACGAAGCGATCACGGCTCAGGGCGAGACGTTCCTGGTGAGCATGCCCACCAAGTTCCGCAAGAACATCTGGATCAAGAGAG GCGATTATCTAATCGTGGATCCTATTGAAGAAGGGGAGAAGGTGAAGGCTGAGATCAGCTTCATTCTCTACAAAGATCACATTCAGTTCCTGCAAAAACAGCAGCTCTG GCCCAAGGGTTTTATGGAGGAGCAGTCATCGCAGGACAAGACGAGCGCAAAGgaagaggaggcagaggagaaaGACGACGAGGAAGATGAAGGAAGTGACTCTGAGGACGACGACAGCGACCTCTTTGTGAACACCAACCGCTGTAACTACCAGTACAGTGAGAgcgaagaggaggaggacagtgatgaagaggaggagaagaggacagaaaatggatcgtag
- the ctsf gene encoding cathepsin F produces the protein MKVAVSGCPLILCLALASVLGLGEDLDRPLFGPPGSPIRLHESDPDLKKVLLFAEERYNRGSNAMHLRRVSRFVSATKQLVKGIRYTMTLELSNTQCKKSSTLKTCDFYPEPQKLKTEVCVFEVWDIPWQATTTLLKQKCQPKGSPALEETNKVEALSTTQPIEESAELLGQFKEFMVRYNKVYSNQEEAVRRLRIFQENLKVAEKLQALDQGSAEYGVTKFSDLTEEEFRSTYLNPLLSQWTLHRPMKPAPPAKGPAPDSWDWRDHGAVSPVKNQGMCGSCWAFSVTGNIEGQWFLKNGTLLSLSEQELVDCDGLDQACRGGLPSNAYEAIEKLGGLETETDYSYKGHKQTCDFTDRKVAAYINSSVEISKDEKEIAAWLAEKGPISVALNAFAMQFYKKGVSHPLKIFCNPWMIDHAVLLVGYGERNGTPFWAIKNSWGEDYGEQGYYYLYRGSNACGINKMCSSAVVN, from the exons ATGAAGGTCGCAGTCAGCGGCTGCCCGCTAATCCTCTGTCTGGCCCTGGCCTCGGTGCTCGGGCTCGGCGAAGATCTCGACCGGCCTCTGTTCGGGCCTCCCGGTTCTCCCATCCGGCTCCACGAGTCCGACCCGGACCTGAAGAAGGTGCTGCTTTTCGCAGAGGAGCGATACAACCGGGGCTCCAACGCCATGCACCTCCGCCGAGTCAGCCGGTTCGTCTCTGCCACCAAACAG CTGGTGAAGGGAATCCGCTACACGATGACACTGGAACTGAGCAACACCCAGTGCAAGAAATCCTCCACGCTGAAGACGTGTGACTTCTATCCAGAGCCTCAGAAACTCAAG ActgaggtgtgtgtgtttgaagtATGGGACATTCCCTGGCAGGCCACTACCACTCTCCTCAAACAGAAGTGCCAGCCTAAAG GCAGTCCAGCCTTAGAAGAGACCAACAAGGTGGAGGCTTTATCCACCACCCAGCCTATAGAG GAGTCAGCGGAGCTGTTGGGCCAGTTTAAAGAGTTCATGGTTAGATACAATAAGGTCTACAGCAACCAGGAGG AGGCTGTCAGACGTCTACGGATCTTCCAGGAGAACCTGAAAGTGGCCGAGAAGCTCCAGGCTTTGGATCAAGGCTCGGCTGAGTATGGAGTCACCAAGTTCAGCGACCTGACGG AGGAGGAGTTTCGTTCCACATACCTGAACCCTCTTCTGAGTCAGTGGACTCTCCATCGTCCAATGAAACCCGCGCCCCCGGCCAAAGGCCCCGCCCCTGACAGCTGGGACTGGAGGGACCATGGAGCTGTCAGTCCTGTGAAGAACCAG gGCATGTGTGGATCTTGTTGGGCATTTTCTGTCACAGGAAACATCGAGGGCCAGTGGTTCCTGAAAAATGGAACTTTGTTGTCCCTTTCAGAGCAGG AGCTGGTTGACTGCGATGGACTGGACCAGGCATGCAGAGGTGGACTGCCATCAAATGCTTATGAAGCTATTGAAAAGCTGG GTGGTTTGGAGACTGAAACCGATTACTCCTACAAAGGACACAAGCAGACGTGTGATTTCACTGACAGGAAGGTGGCGGCCTACATCAACAGCTCAGTGGAGATCTCCAAAGATGAGAAGG AAATTGCTGCTTGGCTGGCTGAGAAAGGACCGATCTCTGTTGCTCTGAATGCATTTGCAATGCAG tTCTATAAGAAGGGTGTTAGTCACCCACTGAAGATTTTCTGCAACCCCTGGATGATCGACCACGCTGTGCTGCTGGTGGGATATGGTGAAA GAAATGGCACCCCGTTCTGGGCCATCAAGAACAGCTGGGGGGAGGACTACGGAGAGCAG GGTTACTACTACCTTTACAGAGGGTCCAATGCATGTGGAATCAACAAGATGTGCTCTTCTGCTGTCGTCAACTAA